The window TTACCCCTCAaagttttttccttcttcttaatCAAATatggtttttccttttttcttgcTTTTCCCCACCTTTTTCTACTTCGATCTGTAGCTGCTACTACTTTCTTCTTGTTTCATCTCCATTTTTAACTTCAACATTTTCTTATATAATCATCCTGTAGGTTTTCTTTgttaattgattttgttttgtttgaattttgcaaaaattgCAAAAGAGATCTCCATTTGTTTGGTTTTTATTAGAACATGCACAGCGGAAGCAATAATTCTACAGGATCAATATAACTTACATATAATCTAGCtaacataataaaaacaaaaatcagaAAACTTACCTCTTGAAGCTTTCACACAATTCGTTCAACACCTTATTTGCCAGGTCTGCTGCCTTCTACTATTTCCTGATTAACCTTATTAATCAACCTTGTGTGGGCAAATACTTTGGGATTGGAGAAGAATAATTGAATTCAGAAAAATCAACCTCTACTTATTCCCACTTTCAATTGAATAAGGAAGAGAAAGAGACAAACGTTTTGGCCCTTTATTGAAACCTTAAAGCCGAAAAACGTTTTCAGCCTTAACACACCTTAATATGCCAAAATATTTTTAGCTTTAAATTTATCATAatgccaaaattaatttttaattcttttattccttatttaCAAAAGACAGGTAAATATTACCTCTTCTATAActccttttcttttccaaatttgaTCAGTTAATCAGGTATAGTAGGGACCGCAGATTTATTAACTGAGgcttccaattatgatattaattcggtaatgaatgaattatcatatcataatatatatattacaaattATTCCACTAGAAATCTGTAATTGCACTCCTCGGTTTAATTTCGAAATCTATCATTACACCTTATTTAACTCCCCATATTAGAATTAccgacaccaatcaattaaattaacttctctgaaaaatttaactcatagattaatttaatcctttatttataatgcttaacttatttcacatgacggATACAAAATCCACTTGCAGGGTTttcacatgaaaacttataagcaaccataaagggGTGTCTTCCATCTCAAGTCCGAGATATGGTTCTCtcaattaattaatatttcactaagtgattcgtcatcatccaacctattaggaatatgttgactcacaaaagaatctcaccttttaatagattaaaacgacaaaacaaaccacatagatcataataatatatcaagattaagagtataattacatgtaatggactagagaaatcgtttattaatattcagaacaCAAACGAATATCTCTAATTTGTCCGTTCAATACATACGAACCgtactagcacaagaagttggaatattaccactcccataattaagatcaaattatatttaatcttgtgctacaatcatcaaaatgtttgtcctacctcatctttgattgtgaacgtTAATTTATTACTTACAAGAACCAACAATTTTAATCTTccgtgcatgagttaaaatactccatacacaaaattgtctactatataagcaaaggacacacatgttaacacaatgatctattcaaataaagattttactaATATAATAAATAGTTTTTACATAGGatggaaatataataatataacacaaattacatggttaatagtatatcctaacaatcTCCCACTTACACTCATAACCATAAATACACAATTTTAACACCCATTTCTTCCACATGCTTATAAAAAACCTTCTGGGTTAAGTCCTTTGTAAATGGGTCCGCCAAATTATTCTTCGACTCAATCTTCAAAACTCTCACATCACCCTTTTGAGTTATATCCTGAATTAAGTGATATTTTCTCTCAATATGCTTACTTCTTTTATGGCTTCGTGGTTCTTTCTAGTTTTCAACTGCACAACTATTATCACAATAAAGTGGTAGTGGTGTTTGAACCAAAGGAACAACTCCAAGCTCTTTCAGAAAGTTACCAAGCCAAACAACCTCTTTAGCCATCTCAGAGGAAGCTACATATTCGGCTTCCATGGTGGAATCAGCAACACATGATTTCTTGATACTCTTCCAAACAATGGCTCCACCTCCTAAAGTAAACACATATCCTGAGGTAGATTTTCTAGAATCTTTATCCGATTGAAAATCTGAATCAGTATACCCAACAGGTATAAAATTCCCAGAGTGAAAAACAAGCATGTAATCCCTAATCCTTTTAAGGTACTTGATTATATGCTTAACCGCAGTCCAATGTTCTTGCCCGGGATTCGACTGAAATCTACTAACCATGCCTACCGCAAAGTAAATATCAAGTCTAGTGCACAACATAGCATACATAAAGACTCCCTACAGCTAAAGCATAATGGACTGCCTTCATTCTCTCTATCTAATCGGTTGTTTTAGGTGACTGAtcttttgataaattaattccaTGCCTAAAAGGAAGGAAACTCTTTTTGGAATTTTGCATGCTAAAATCTTGCAAGAATAGTATCAATATAAAGTGCTTGAGATAAGCGTAATATCGTTTGTTTGCGATCTCACATAAGCTTGATCCCAAGGATATGAGCCGCTTCTCCCAAGTCTTCCATATCAAAATGCAAAGATAACCACTCCTTAACAGAATTCAACATGCTCACATTATTTCCTATAAGCAAAATGTCATCTATGTACAGAATCAAAAATGTTACTTTGTCTTcatcctattttttataaatGCATGACTCATTTTCACATTGATCAAAATCAAAAGTCTTAATcgaattatcaaaacaagtatTCCATGCTCTAGATGCTTGTTTCAAATCATAAATGAATTTCTTAAGTTTACAAAACTTATGTTCATTACCACTTTCCATGAAATTGTCTGGTTGTTCCATATAAATGCACTCGTCAAGACTTCCATTTAGGAAAGTCGTCTTGACATATATTTGTCAAATCTCGTAATCATAATGAGCAGAAATGGATAAGAGAATCCTAAGGGATTTAAGCATAGCTAACCGACGAAAAAGTTTCTTCATAATCAATTCCTTCTTTTTGAGTAAACCCTTTCGCAATAAGTCTAGCCTTAAAAGTTTGCACTTTTCCACCCACACCTCTCTTTTTTCTTATAGATTCATCTATATTCAATGGGTTTGACTCCCGTAGGTGGTTCTACAAGTTCTCAAATTTGATTGGAATACATAGACTCCATTTCAGATTTCATAGAAGCAATCCACATTTTAACATCTTTATCATGTAGTGCTTCGGTGTAATTGAGAGGTTTTGTATTAGGCTCCTCAGGGATTCTATCGTATGATTCTCCCAAGAGCGCAAACTGTAAAGGTTTTCTAATAATTCTCCCACTATGACGACTAGTTACTACAGAATCTGCTACATTTGGAACTAAATTTTGAACATCCTGAATGTCATTCTGCACTAAGACGGGTTCCTCGACATTATCCTGAATGTTTTTCTCCACAATTGCAGGTTGCTCGATGTTACTCCCACAACTTTGAGGTAGTGTAATGTCAAGTGTTTGCTCTAGTGCAACCTCTTGCCTATTGACATTTCTCCTACTACGTGGATGCAGTGATATGTCAATAATGGTTTTTGGAATTTGttcttgtgtttcattattcGTTATTCTATTGCTCAATTCcggtaaaataattttacttctaGGAATGTGATTCATTAaataatcctcttcaagaaatctTGCATTTGTCGAAACAATTACCTTCTGTTCCTTAGGACAATAAAATAAACCCCCTTTCGTCCTTTTTGGATATCCAATAAAAGCGCACACTTCTGTCCTAGATTTCAATTTATCAGTTTTTCCTTTTAACACATGTGTTGGACAACTCCAAACCCGAATATGTCGTAGACTAGGCTTGCGCCCACTCCATAATTCAGATGGGGTTAAAGATACTGATTTTGAAGGAACCAAGTTCAGAATAATAATTTACTGTTTCTAATGCataaacccaaaaagaaaaaaagcaaaatatGAATAACTTAACATTAATCTAACCGTTTCCATAAGAGTTCTATTTTGGCGTTCttccacaccattttgttgtggtattTCTGGAGCAGAATATCGAGATATAATTCCTGATTCTGATAAGTATTTAATGAATTTTGCAGAAAGGTATTCACCACCACGATCAGATCGTAATgtatggatatgtttgttatgtcGTTTTTTCATTtccatcttaaattctttgaattaTTCAAAGCATTCAGATTTACGGTGCAACATATAAATGTATCCATATGTCGAGTAATCATCTGTGAAATtcacaaaatactcaaaaccaccTATTGTTTGTATATTCATAGGACCACACAAATCAGTATGAATTAATTCTAACTTATTTCCGGCTCTATTTCCTTTGGAAGGAAAATGTCTCTTGATCATTTTACCTTCTAAACAGGATTCACAAGTTGAAAATGTCTCCAATTTCAATGAACTCAAAGGTCCATCAGAAATCAACCGTGAGATCCTATTTAAGTAAATATGACCTAGACGTAAGTGTCATAAGTATGTTTCACTCAATTCTGAAATACATTTTCTTTTATGTGATTGATCAACATTATTAAGTTTCATTATTTGTAGCATATtatgaaaaatatcaaatacaaacaaatcatGTATTCTAGGAGCAGAAATAATAAAATGCTTATTAAACTTAATAATTGCATAATTATTAGCAAAATAAACATTATAACCAGCATCCATTATTCTTGAAACTGAAATTAAATTCCTTCTTATAAAAGGTACATAAAGAACATTATTCAAAGTCAAAACTCTAGAACTACTAAACGAAATGGAAATATTTTCTATGGCTAAGGCTGGTGTTGGTTCCCTATTTGCTTGAAACACGTTCAGTTCATTTTTACTTAGATGTCGTGTTTCCTGAAACCCCTGCAATGAAGTGCAGATATGATTAGTGACTCCCTAATATATAACCCAAAATTGGGTAGAAACAACAGCTAAAAATATTTCAACGACATATGAAAAAAATGTGCCTTATTTTTGCATCTTAGCTATGTAGCTGGGACACTGTTTCTTATAATGACCAGGTTGTTTACAATGATAACACTTGCCCTTAGGCTTAGCCACACCACCATTAGCACCTGAAACCTTACgggacttttttttttcttttcgttttttAGCTTAGAAGTTGAAGACGAAGGTTTGTCAACCATCAACGCCGCAGGAGGAGCTTGTTACTTAATGATAGATTCTGCCGCTTGCAGCTCATTCAAGAGTTTCACAAGAGATAAGTCCATTTTATTCATGTTATAATTCAAGAAAAACTGCTGAAAACTGACCGGCAGAGTCTGCTGGACCATCTCAACCTGAGATTCCATATCAATAACTGCACCAAGAATTTTTAGGTCGTTCAATAGACTCATCATTTTAAGAGCATGTTCCCTTATCGAAGTTCCTTCAACCATTTTCATGGTCAAAAGGGCTTTCATAGTCGTCTGCTTTGCAGCACGATTTTGCTCATCGAACATCTCTTTGAGAGATTCAAGCATATCGTAAGCAATAGTCATAGATTAATGTTGATGCTGCAACACATTTGCCATGAACGCAAGAATGTAGCATCTTGCCATCTCGTCAGCCTTAACCCACTTATCGTAGGCTTTAATCTCATCATCAGTGGGTTCAGCCGACTTAATAGGACATTCCTCAACCAGTACAAATTTAAAGCCCTCAGTAGTAGAACAATATCCAAATTACTTTTTTAATCCACATAATTAGGGCCTTCTAGTTTATTTTGATTCAGGATAGAAGTTAAAGGATTGAACGAAGACatggttaatctgttatataatcaaattaaaacagATCATTAGACATGctacataataataaaattcttaaaaccACATCACACATATAACCATGCACATAAACAATTAGAATTGTTAGAGAAACTTAACCATTTAAGCAAATATACATGTAATGCCAGATATTTTATCTcttaaataaaacaaaaccaaCTCAGTTAGAGAGTAGAATGTTGATTTAAGTTAGATGCATATCACATTTCATAAGCCTCTGTACTATTGAACCAACATGTAAATTAGTTGGAAAGTTAatacaaatcataaaaaataagagactataaaatagtattaaaatatacaaGTTTATTCGATGGGGAAGATGACCGATGtcaacatgtaaaatcatattaTTTACTGTTATTAACCACTGAAAATCATAAGGAATGATCCCTATCACCACTGGTTTGCAAAAGATaattttttcagaatttttaatttttttgaaaatataaaaacgCCCAAAATCTCATCAAAACGATTTCGAATGGCCAAAAAATGGCCTAGGTCATAGCTTTATGTGGGTATTGTTCAGTGGTTCATTTCCAATAAACATACCAAATTTCAGGTCATTTGGAGTTCATCAAAAACTGAAAAACTCCAAAACCGACCAAATCGACAATTATTCATCAAACTGTTGAGAGGGTCAGCAGGGCTGCCTGCATTGCTTGGCCTTACTACTACTATTCATACAGTGAGTAACGACTATAGTTGGTCGTAGTCGAAactcatcattatttttttcttaatccaCAAAAAGCGAATTTCACAAAACTAAGCAAAATGTGTTAAAGtcgtttttatattttcttgatgATAAAGTTAGATTCTGAAAATCACTAACATcatcaaaaacacaaaaacagCCAGTAACAACATGATTTATGCAATTATTATCCGAAATATGTACAACAAATCATGTAATTTCTTTTACTAACATCATCGATTTAACTCATGCACAGAAGATTAAAATTGTTggttcttataagtaataaattaacgttcacaatcaaagatgaggtaaGACAAACATTttgatgattgtagcacaagattaaatataatttgatctttatTATGGGAGTGGTAATGTtccaacttcttgtgctagtacatttcgtatgtattgaaTGGACCAATTAGAGATAATCGTTTATGTTCTGAACATTAATAAATGATTTCTCTAGTCCATTACATGTACTTAAATCATTTCACCTTCTAAACAGGATTCAGAAGTTAAAAATGTCTCCACCTTCAATGAACTCAAAGGTCCATCAGAAACCAACCAAGAGATCCTATTTAAGTTAATATGACCTAGACGTAAGTGTCATAAGTATGTTTCACTCAATTCCGAAATACGTTTTCTTTTATGTGATTGATCAACATTATTAAGTTTCATTGTTTGTAGCATATTATGGGAAACATCAAATACAAGCAAATcatgtattcgaggagtagaaaTTATAAAATGCTTATTAAACTTAATAATTGCCTAAttattagcaaaataaatattataaccaACATCCATTATTCTTGAAACtgaaattaaattaattcttATAGAAGGTACctaaataacattattcaaagtCAAAACTCTAGAACTACTAAACgaaatgaaaatattttctatagctAAGGCTGGTGTTGGTTCCCTATTTGTTTGAAACACGTTCAGTTCATTTTCACTTAGACGTCGTGTTTCCTGAAACTCCTGCAATGAAGTGTAGATATGATTAGTGGCTCCCTaatctatagcccaaaattgggtagaaataacaactaaaaatatttcaacGACATATGAAAAAAATGTACCTTGTTTTTGCATCTTAGCTATGTAGCCGGGACACTTTTTCTTATAATGACCAGTTTGCTTGCAATGATAGCACTTGCCTTAGGCTTATCCACACCACCATTAGCACCTGAAACCTTATgggacttctttttttttctttttattttttggcttAGAAGTTGAAGACGAAGGTTTGTCAACCATCAACGCCGCAGGAGGAACTTGTTTCTTAATGATAGATTCTACCACTTGCAACTCATTCAAGAGTTTCACAAGAGATAAGTttatcttattcatgttataatTCAAGAAAAACTGCTGAAAACTGTCCGACAGTGTCTGCTGGACCATCTTAACCTGAGATTCCTTATCAATCACCAAAAATTTTCAGGACGTTCAACAGACTCATCATTTTAAGAACATGTTCCCTTACCAAAGTTTCTTGAACTATTTTCGTGGTCAAAAGACTTTCATGGCCGTCTGCTTTGCAGTACGATTTTGCTCATCGAACATCTCTTTGAGAGATTCAAGCATATCGTAAGCAGTAGTCATAGATTGATGTTGATGCTGCAACACATTTGCCATGGACGCAAGAATGTAGCATCTTGCTATCTCGTCAGCCTTAACCCACTTATCGTAGGCTTTAATCTCATCATCAGTGGGTTCAGCCAACTTAACAGGACATTCCTCAACCAACACAAATTTAAAGCCCTCAGTAGTagaaaaatatccaaattacGTTTCCAGTCCACATACTTAGGGCCTTCTAGTTTATTTTGATTCAGGATAGAAGTAAAGGGATTGAATGAAGACatggttaatctgttatataattaaattaaaatagatcatTAGACATGCTACagaataataaaattcttaaaaccACATCACACATATAACCATGCACATAAACAGTTAGAATTGTTAGAGAAACTTAACCATTTAAGCAAATATACATGTAATGCCAGATATTTTATCTcttaaataaaacaaaaccaaCTCAGTTAGAGAGTAGAATGTTGATTTAAGTTAGATGAATATCACATTTCATAAATCTCTGTACCATTGAACCAACATGTAACTTAGTTGAAAAGTTAGTATAAGTCATCAAAAACAAGAGActataaaatagtattaaaatatacaaGTTTATTCGATGGGGAAGATGACCGATGTCAACATGTAAACTCATATTATTTACTGTTATTAACCACTGAAAATCATAAGGAATGATCCTTATCACCACTGATTTGCAAAAGATaattttttcagaatttttaatttttctaaaaatataaaaacgcTCAAAAACTCATTAAAACGATTCCGAATGGCCAAAAAATGACCTGGGTCACAGTTTTCTGTGTGTATTGTTCAGTGGGCCATTTCCAATAATCATACCAAATTTCAGGTCAAACTCTAAAACTAATCGAATCGACAATTATTCGTCGAGCTGTTGCGAGAGGCAGCAAAGTTGTCTACACTGCTTGGCCTTACTACTACTGTTCATACAGTGAGTAACGACTATAGTTAGTCGTAGTCGAAACTCATCATCGTTTTTTTCTTAATCCACAAAAGGCGAATTTCACAAAACTAAGCAAAACATGTTAAAgtcatttttatgttttcttgatgATAAAGCTAGATTCTGAAAATCACTAACATCATCAAAAACACGAAAAACAGCCAGCAATAACAtgatttatacaattattatCCGAAATATGTACAACAAATCATGTAATTTCTTTTACTAACATCATCGATTTAACTCATGCACGGAAGATTAAAATTGTTggttcttataagtaataaattaacgtTCACAATTAAAGATGAGGTAGGAtaaacatcttgatgattgtagcacaagattaaatataatttgatctttattatgggagtggtaatattccaacttcttgtgctagtacatttcCTATGTATTGAACGGACCACTTAGAGATATTTGTTTatgttctgaatattaataaataatttttctagtccattacatgtacttatactcttaatcttgatataattattatgatctatgtggtttATTTTGtcgttttaatctattaaaatgtGAGACTCCTTTGTGAGTCAACATATTCctaataggttggatgatgacgaatcacttagtgaaatattaattaattgaGAGAACCATGTCTTGGACTTGAGATGGAAGACACCCTTTTATGGTTGCTTATAAATTTTCACGTGAAAATCCTGCAAGTGGATTTTGTATcc of the Capsicum annuum cultivar UCD-10X-F1 chromosome 11, UCD10Xv1.1, whole genome shotgun sequence genome contains:
- the LOC107846692 gene encoding uncharacterized protein LOC107846692, with protein sequence MTIAYDMLESLKEMFDEQNRAAKQTTMKALLTMKMVEGTSIREHALKMMSLLNDLKILGAVIDMESQVEMVQQTLPVSFQQFFLNYNMNKMDLSLVKLLNELQAAESIIK